The proteins below come from a single uncultured Carboxylicivirga sp. genomic window:
- a CDS encoding Crp/Fnr family transcriptional regulator has translation MKRLVENIEAYISLNQEELSLLNESLTKKTYEKKTVFFEEGKIANEIYFVSKGCVRLFYNVDGTDKTAFFYTEGQFICAGESYTFNVPAIENYQAIENTDLIVFTKSDIEKLTLQLPKLEVIARVAVENELITSQKVIASFVTKSPEERYLDLLNTQKELFQRVPQQYIASFLGVSPETLSRIKSRVSKKEHS, from the coding sequence ATGAAAAGATTAGTAGAGAATATTGAGGCTTATATTAGCTTAAATCAGGAAGAGTTGTCATTGCTTAATGAATCTCTGACAAAGAAAACGTACGAAAAAAAGACCGTTTTTTTTGAAGAAGGAAAAATTGCTAATGAAATATATTTTGTGTCTAAAGGCTGTGTCCGGCTATTTTATAATGTCGACGGTACTGATAAAACAGCCTTTTTCTACACCGAAGGCCAATTTATATGTGCCGGCGAAAGCTATACGTTCAATGTACCAGCCATAGAAAACTATCAGGCAATTGAAAATACCGATTTGATCGTATTCACAAAATCAGACATTGAAAAGTTAACGTTACAGTTACCTAAATTGGAGGTAATTGCCCGGGTTGCCGTGGAGAATGAATTAATAACCAGTCAAAAAGTGATTGCTTCATTTGTGACCAAATCGCCTGAAGAACGCTACCTCGATTTATTAAATACCCAAAAAGAACTTTTTCAACGAGTTCCACAACAGTATATTGCATCGTTTCTTGGAGTGTCGCCCGAAACACTAAGTAGAATCAAATCAAGAGTTTCTAAAAAGGAACATTCTTGA
- a CDS encoding porin family protein has protein sequence MKVRRAITIFLLFLNLNSFGQSYFGLTGGVNFSNVFLSSNNNEPLVNTNTLGGFNFGFLISAKLNNSINIRPELQFSQKGMKFEEIQDEYEYTGKERLNYLNVPLLVEIKPGGENSIISILAGPYISIGIGGSYEIQEISDNKAITYKGKVEYAKEINQQNITEFSQGATVINQFDYGFDFGLGFNIKKVSINFIQEFGAKNIEPIVSSKSQYDFSRSNRNTRISLVYNFTK, from the coding sequence ATGAAAGTAAGAAGAGCGATTACAATTTTCCTATTGTTTCTTAATTTGAATAGTTTTGGACAAAGCTATTTCGGCTTGACAGGAGGAGTTAATTTCTCAAATGTATTTCTTAGTTCAAATAATAATGAACCTCTTGTTAATACAAATACTTTAGGAGGTTTTAATTTTGGATTTTTGATTAGTGCAAAATTAAATAATAGCATCAATATTAGACCAGAATTACAGTTCTCACAAAAAGGAATGAAATTCGAAGAAATTCAAGACGAATATGAATATACAGGAAAAGAAAGGCTTAATTACTTAAACGTCCCATTATTGGTAGAGATTAAACCTGGTGGTGAAAATAGTATTATTTCAATATTGGCTGGACCTTATATATCCATAGGCATAGGAGGTTCATATGAAATACAAGAAATATCAGATAATAAGGCAATTACTTATAAAGGAAAAGTTGAATATGCAAAAGAGATTAATCAACAGAATATTACTGAATTTAGTCAAGGAGCTACAGTAATTAATCAATTTGACTATGGCTTTGATTTTGGTTTAGGCTTCAACATAAAAAAGGTTTCTATTAATTTTATACAAGAGTTCGGAGCAAAGAATATTGAACCGATAGTATCAAGTAAATCTCAATATGACTTCAGTCGTTCCAATCGAAACACACGTATTAGTTTAGTGTATAATTTCACAAAGTAA
- a CDS encoding GIY-YIG nuclease family protein, producing the protein MFGKSIRIYLSDGSPSGLRHVEIANWSGQAIACPRGRFTELKMWTESQRPGVYFLLEKHSTDDKNTVYIGESENVYKRLIDHDRKKDFWNEVVLFTSKDENLTKSHIKYLESRLTDITKQADRYNAENGNKPTESSLPRADKDAMEEFIHNARMILGTLGHKLLEPINTNNTNEAETDPNSLIGHKLYFSVNGLSAIGKQSDEGFLLAKDSEISLATTTSIPGKINQLRKKLIEENILVTVDEKLILTKDIILSSSSYAAALVAGTSRSGPQSWKDNNGKTLKALEEALINN; encoded by the coding sequence ATGTTTGGAAAAAGCATCCGCATATACTTATCAGATGGATCTCCTAGTGGACTTCGACATGTTGAAATTGCAAATTGGTCAGGTCAAGCAATTGCGTGCCCTAGAGGCCGTTTTACAGAACTAAAAATGTGGACAGAGTCTCAGAGACCAGGAGTATATTTCTTATTGGAAAAACACTCAACGGATGACAAAAATACGGTGTATATCGGTGAATCAGAAAACGTATATAAAAGGCTTATCGATCATGACAGAAAAAAAGACTTTTGGAACGAGGTTGTTCTTTTTACAAGTAAAGATGAGAATTTGACCAAATCACATATCAAATATCTTGAATCAAGATTAACTGATATTACAAAGCAAGCTGATAGATATAATGCGGAAAATGGGAATAAACCAACAGAATCTTCATTGCCAAGAGCAGATAAAGACGCAATGGAAGAATTTATCCATAATGCAAGAATGATTTTAGGGACACTTGGTCACAAATTACTAGAGCCAATTAACACGAATAATACAAATGAAGCTGAAACAGATCCCAATTCTTTAATTGGACATAAATTGTATTTTAGTGTAAATGGTCTTTCTGCAATTGGAAAACAAAGTGACGAAGGATTTTTATTAGCCAAAGACTCTGAGATTTCTTTAGCAACAACCACCAGTATTCCAGGAAAAATAAATCAATTACGAAAAAAGCTAATTGAAGAAAATATACTAGTTACAGTTGACGAGAAACTTATTTTGACTAAAGATATCATTTTAAGTTCTTCTTCATATGCAGCAGCTTTAGTAGCTGGAACAAGTAGAAGCGGTCCTCAAAGCTGGAAAGATAATAATGGAAAAACGTTAAAAGCTCTTGAAGAAGCATTGATAAATAACTAA
- a CDS encoding SDR family oxidoreductase, with amino-acid sequence MKKVLVAGATGYLGQYLVKELKKRGFWVRVLIRKEAQKEKFELVDDVFVGEVTKPASIKGVTKDINWVFSTIGITRQKDGMTYMDVDYQGNSNLLKEALIDKVESFEYISAINGAQLKHLKIFEAKEKFVDELKNSGINYCILRPNGFFSDMKDFLNMARAGRVYLFGTGLLKLNPIHGEDLAKVCVDKIIEGVKEETAGGNEILTQNEIAELALKTWNKPIKISHLPDWTRRLTIWLLRTFTSSKTYGPIEFFLTAMAFDNIANQYGTNRLKDFFKLEVKRTKP; translated from the coding sequence ATGAAAAAAGTATTAGTAGCAGGAGCAACTGGATATTTAGGTCAGTACTTAGTAAAAGAACTCAAAAAAAGAGGATTCTGGGTAAGAGTTTTAATTAGAAAAGAAGCTCAGAAAGAAAAATTTGAACTAGTTGACGATGTCTTCGTTGGAGAAGTAACTAAACCAGCAAGTATTAAAGGAGTAACAAAAGATATTAACTGGGTTTTTTCAACCATTGGTATTACCCGCCAAAAAGATGGAATGACCTATATGGATGTTGATTATCAAGGCAATTCCAACTTATTAAAAGAAGCATTAATAGATAAAGTGGAATCATTTGAGTATATATCAGCAATAAACGGAGCCCAACTTAAACACTTAAAAATATTTGAAGCTAAAGAAAAGTTTGTTGATGAATTAAAAAACTCAGGAATCAATTACTGTATTTTACGTCCAAATGGATTCTTTTCCGATATGAAAGACTTTCTTAATATGGCCCGGGCTGGTCGGGTATATTTATTTGGAACAGGGTTGCTGAAATTGAATCCAATTCATGGAGAGGATTTGGCAAAAGTATGTGTTGATAAAATAATAGAGGGAGTGAAAGAAGAAACTGCAGGAGGCAATGAAATTTTAACTCAAAATGAAATAGCCGAATTAGCACTAAAAACCTGGAATAAACCAATTAAAATAAGTCATCTCCCCGATTGGACAAGGCGACTAACCATTTGGCTATTACGAACATTTACCTCATCAAAAACATATGGGCCCATTGAGTTCTTTTTAACTGCAATGGCGTTTGATAATATTGCCAATCAATATGGAACAAATCGTCTTAAAGATTTTTTTAAATTAGAAGTGAAAAGAACGAAGCCATAA